The Winogradskyella schleiferi genome has a window encoding:
- a CDS encoding fibronectin type III domain-containing protein: MKTKQFISALLFLSVFLGYADTDKYRIMIVDDPSSTITIGWNQVSGSTPILYYDTVDHGTNHLLYNNSKTVDRSVSHQGMDNQFVRLSGLLPNTNYYFVINDSNSTSQRFWFRTAPDDNSRLSFIAGGDSRNNRTPRENANLLVAKLKPHAVFFGGDMTDNNTSSQWQNWFEDWQSTIASDGRMFPIIPARGNHESDATTIYKLFDTPNSDSYYAITFGNDLIRAYTLNSEISVLGNQKTWLEGDLSSNSSTTWKMAQYHKPLRPHAAWKAENNNQYNAWAQLFYDEGVRLVVECDSHMTKTTWPIMPSSGPDNDEGFVTEQTNGTVYTGEGCWGAPLRTNDDDKSWTRNSGSFNQFKLIFVDPLKIEMRTINVNNAVSVGEVSNTDPFTLPSLLDVFNPSTGDVVTIQNSVDTSCPEVNTPCDDGDPLTAYDIEDGSCNCNGLDINIIEDLTIAVSSGNDDAEEDVASGSMYLNSSDLELIYDSEEQIVGVRFNELSLPDSATVLRAYIQFTSDNFNRYLDPTSLLVHGELAINSATFSNTTNDISSRTPTTNSIPWTDIKRWGSNDIEVFNARTPNLKAIVDEVIAQPGWISGNPISFMFSGSGRRTASSYEGGSPAKLQIIYLHNCPILDVSLGTQGSCDELTDTYSQDIVVSYANPPATGSLNVNGQLFSIGTSPQTVTLTGLNADGIDVDLNVFFTDDATCTYSEEDFFEAPTKCSLGNIPDNVPDDNSNLALLPEATLSGSVDVGKGTPLDILYDPSINDYHLTTSYNEYGVSHNLNIGTPDVDNAYKWQVNWPNVKYINYITFGGTYPNQPQPNTMWRISYRLDGNWFVLDEGQGGWIDSGIYEWGGATENPIETDALRVQLYSDGYNDVISIHLRARGGTSSVVNDSSTTPKATLIQYLSPGNNCGVTIPVNTTIYCNGSWIYSDGPDELSGSKDIIIANGTYIIDVDTDIEVNDLEINTGATIIVKEGASLTVNGNLINNGSLILESISTKFSSLIVEGTSTGDVSYKRHINAFSNGSTGNDLVSSPFAGQNFGNFATANPNIYENPGNTSQKLFGPFDEPNGTYQIYATTTNAATILDKGVGYRAARDATEDAISGTTITFTGAVETGSFTLPITESLMSFSGWNLVGNPYPSYMDFTTFFNLNKAQLDLGAYQAIYGFDGDASNGWTIMNNLSIGELIAPGQGFFVKVKSGGGTLSFTPDMRVKGATDDFILGRSPSSGISNGHIKLEMTNSSLEKYSTAIYFNENATSGLDPGYDAALFGGNAPEFSIYSNLIEGDTGDFMAIQAIETTEIDNTTIPLGISALQGQEVTITLSESTLPNGIDVYLEDALTNTFTLLTNQDYTFTTLSDVIGVGRFYLRIESDLLNVTKQSLDELRIYANSNINAIVIDGQLQNSTDFKLYDINGRIINSENLDITLTQQIINVAQLSAGIYIVELVSEGNQKRIKKLIIQ, translated from the coding sequence ATGAAAACTAAACAATTTATTTCGGCTTTATTGTTCTTAAGTGTATTCTTAGGTTATGCAGATACGGACAAGTATCGTATCATGATTGTAGATGATCCCTCTTCGACCATAACCATAGGTTGGAATCAAGTGTCTGGCTCCACTCCTATTTTGTATTATGATACTGTGGATCATGGAACCAATCATTTATTATACAATAATTCTAAAACCGTAGATAGATCCGTTTCCCATCAAGGGATGGATAATCAATTTGTTCGTTTAAGCGGATTATTACCAAATACTAATTATTATTTTGTTATTAATGATAGCAACAGCACCAGCCAACGATTTTGGTTTAGAACAGCGCCAGATGATAATAGTCGACTCTCTTTTATTGCTGGTGGTGATTCTAGAAACAATAGAACGCCACGAGAAAATGCGAACCTTTTAGTCGCAAAGTTAAAACCGCATGCTGTCTTTTTTGGTGGAGACATGACTGACAACAATACTTCTTCCCAATGGCAAAATTGGTTTGAGGATTGGCAATCAACCATCGCCAGTGATGGGAGGATGTTTCCAATCATTCCCGCAAGAGGAAATCACGAATCTGATGCTACAACGATTTATAAGTTATTCGACACACCAAATTCAGATTCTTATTATGCCATAACTTTCGGAAATGACTTAATCAGAGCCTATACGCTTAACTCTGAAATTTCAGTTTTGGGGAATCAAAAAACGTGGTTAGAAGGCGATTTATCATCTAATTCAAGTACGACATGGAAAATGGCGCAATATCATAAACCATTGCGACCGCATGCTGCTTGGAAAGCTGAAAACAACAATCAATATAATGCCTGGGCACAATTATTCTATGATGAAGGCGTGCGTTTGGTAGTAGAATGCGATTCTCACATGACTAAAACCACATGGCCAATTATGCCATCTTCCGGACCAGATAATGATGAAGGCTTTGTAACTGAACAAACCAATGGTACGGTTTACACAGGTGAAGGTTGTTGGGGCGCGCCATTACGGACGAATGATGATGATAAAAGTTGGACTAGGAATTCGGGTTCTTTCAATCAGTTTAAACTTATTTTCGTTGACCCTCTCAAAATCGAGATGAGAACCATAAATGTTAATAACGCCGTTTCCGTTGGCGAAGTTAGTAATACAGATCCTTTTACTTTACCATCACTATTAGATGTTTTTAATCCTTCAACAGGAGATGTGGTTACAATTCAAAATTCCGTAGATACGAGTTGTCCAGAAGTTAATACACCTTGTGATGATGGGGATCCTTTAACGGCTTATGATATTGAAGATGGATCTTGTAACTGTAATGGTTTAGATATAAATATTATAGAGGATTTAACTATTGCCGTAAGTTCTGGTAACGATGATGCAGAAGAAGACGTTGCATCTGGTTCCATGTATCTAAACAGTTCTGATCTAGAGCTCATTTATGATTCAGAGGAGCAAATTGTTGGTGTTCGATTTAATGAACTTTCATTACCAGACTCAGCTACAGTTTTGCGGGCTTATATTCAGTTTACATCAGATAATTTTAATCGTTATCTCGATCCTACGAGTCTATTAGTCCATGGCGAATTAGCGATCAACAGTGCCACTTTTAGTAATACTACGAATGATATTTCATCCCGGACACCCACAACAAACTCAATACCTTGGACTGATATAAAACGATGGGGATCGAACGATATTGAAGTGTTTAATGCGAGAACACCGAATTTAAAAGCTATAGTTGATGAAGTCATTGCTCAACCTGGTTGGATTTCTGGCAACCCTATATCTTTTATGTTTTCAGGGTCTGGCAGACGCACAGCAAGCTCATATGAAGGTGGTAGTCCAGCAAAACTTCAAATCATCTATCTTCATAACTGCCCTATTCTAGATGTTTCACTAGGTACGCAAGGCAGCTGCGACGAATTAACGGATACGTATTCTCAAGACATTGTAGTGAGTTACGCAAATCCGCCAGCAACAGGAAGTTTAAATGTTAACGGACAGCTTTTTTCAATAGGAACTAGTCCTCAAACTGTTACCTTAACAGGTCTTAACGCTGATGGAATTGATGTAGATTTGAATGTGTTTTTTACAGACGATGCCACTTGTACTTATAGTGAGGAAGATTTCTTTGAGGCACCAACTAAGTGTAGTTTAGGTAATATTCCAGATAACGTTCCCGATGATAATTCTAATTTAGCATTACTTCCTGAAGCTACGTTGAGTGGAAGTGTAGATGTCGGTAAAGGTACTCCTTTAGATATTTTATATGATCCCTCAATTAATGATTACCATTTAACTACTAGTTACAACGAATATGGTGTTTCACATAATTTAAATATCGGTACACCAGATGTTGATAATGCATATAAATGGCAAGTTAATTGGCCTAATGTAAAATATATTAATTATATCACTTTTGGCGGCACATACCCAAATCAGCCTCAACCAAACACCATGTGGCGAATTAGTTACCGATTAGATGGCAATTGGTTTGTATTAGATGAAGGCCAAGGCGGTTGGATTGACAGCGGCATTTATGAATGGGGAGGAGCGACCGAAAACCCTATCGAGACAGATGCTTTAAGAGTGCAATTGTATAGCGATGGTTATAATGATGTTATTAGTATACATTTAAGAGCCCGTGGTGGTACGTCTAGCGTTGTCAATGATAGTTCAACTACGCCAAAGGCGACATTGATACAATATCTATCTCCTGGAAATAACTGTGGTGTTACCATTCCTGTCAACACTACAATATATTGTAACGGATCTTGGATTTATAGCGATGGGCCAGATGAATTATCTGGTAGCAAAGATATAATTATTGCTAACGGAACCTATATCATTGATGTAGACACCGATATTGAAGTTAACGATTTAGAAATAAATACTGGAGCAACTATTATTGTCAAAGAAGGTGCAAGCCTAACAGTTAATGGTAATCTGATTAATAATGGTTCTTTAATTTTAGAATCAATATCTACTAAATTTTCAAGTTTAATTGTTGAAGGTACAAGTACAGGCGATGTATCTTACAAACGGCATATCAATGCTTTTAGTAATGGGTCTACTGGTAACGACTTGGTGTCTTCACCATTTGCAGGTCAGAATTTTGGAAATTTCGCAACAGCAAATCCTAATATTTATGAAAACCCTGGAAATACAAGTCAGAAATTATTCGGACCATTCGACGAGCCAAATGGAACATATCAAATATACGCAACAACCACCAATGCTGCTACAATTTTAGACAAAGGTGTTGGTTATAGAGCAGCACGAGATGCTACTGAGGATGCTATTAGTGGCACTACTATAACATTTACAGGCGCTGTTGAAACCGGAAGTTTCACATTGCCAATAACAGAATCTTTAATGTCTTTTAGTGGCTGGAATTTAGTTGGTAATCCTTATCCTTCTTATATGGATTTCACAACGTTTTTCAATCTTAATAAAGCACAGTTAGATTTGGGAGCTTATCAAGCTATTTATGGTTTTGATGGAGATGCCTCTAATGGGTGGACCATAATGAACAATCTAAGTATTGGAGAACTTATTGCACCAGGACAAGGCTTTTTTGTGAAAGTGAAATCTGGTGGTGGAACATTGTCATTCACTCCAGATATGCGCGTAAAAGGAGCGACAGATGATTTTATTCTTGGTCGAAGTCCATCGTCTGGCATATCAAATGGCCATATTAAGCTTGAAATGACCAACTCATCTTTAGAAAAATACAGTACTGCTATTTATTTTAATGAAAATGCAACCTCAGGTTTAGACCCAGGTTACGATGCAGCCCTATTTGGTGGCAATGCACCAGAATTTTCTATTTACTCAAATTTAATAGAAGGCGATACTGGTGACTTTATGGCTATACAAGCCATAGAAACAACTGAAATTGATAATACCACAATCCCTTTAGGAATCAGTGCATTACAAGGACAAGAAGTAACCATTACCCTATCAGAATCAACACTGCCAAATGGTATTGACGTATATTTAGAAGATGCTTTAACAAATACTTTTACCCTATTAACGAATCAAGATTATACATTCACTACTTTAAGTGATGTTATTGGAGTTGGTCGCTTTTATTTGCGAATAGAGTCTGATTTACTAAATGTTACTAAACAGTCTTTAGACGAATTACGTATTTATGCCAATTCCAATATAAACGCAATAGTTATAGATGGGCAACTACAAAATAGCACAGATTTTAAACTTTACGATATTAACGGTAGGATTATAAACTCTGAAAATCTTGACATTACACTTACGCAGCAAATAATTAATGTTGCTCAGTTAAGTGCTGGTATTTATATCGTTGAATTAGTTTCAGAAGGCAACCAAAAGCGCATTAAAAAATTGATTATTCAATAA